The following proteins are co-located in the Moraxella nasovis genome:
- a CDS encoding 50S ribosomal protein L25/general stress protein Ctc has protein sequence MMSYKLNAVLRSEDKQGKGASRRLRKENLVPAIVYGGEGEALSIAIKHNELIKALSEESFFSSIITLVVDGNTEEVIIKALQRHPSKGLPLHADFQRIVRGQAMQFTVPVHFVGEATGVEAGGVLQTNITELDINCLPRQLPEFIEVDVSKLEIGDLLRLSDIKLEDGVTIADLDSGATDRVVVSVQAPTVEEEPEEEVDETEVIEGDIETVEGEAQSDDKDGKDEDKDEDKSDKE, from the coding sequence ATCATGAGCTATAAATTAAACGCTGTTTTGCGTAGCGAAGACAAGCAGGGTAAGGGTGCGAGCCGCCGCCTGCGTAAAGAAAACCTAGTTCCTGCCATTGTGTATGGCGGTGAAGGTGAAGCACTGAGCATCGCCATCAAGCACAACGAACTTATCAAAGCCCTAAGCGAAGAGTCATTCTTTTCAAGCATCATCACCCTAGTGGTAGATGGCAATACAGAAGAAGTCATCATCAAAGCATTACAACGCCACCCATCTAAGGGTCTGCCACTACACGCCGATTTTCAGCGTATTGTTCGTGGTCAAGCCATGCAGTTTACTGTACCTGTACACTTTGTTGGTGAAGCAACTGGCGTAGAAGCTGGCGGCGTACTACAAACCAACATCACCGAGCTTGACATCAACTGCTTGCCACGTCAATTGCCAGAATTTATTGAAGTTGATGTAAGCAAACTTGAAATTGGTGATTTGCTACGTCTATCTGACATCAAACTAGAAGACGGTGTAACCATCGCTGACCTAGATAGCGGTGCAACAGACCGTGTGGTAGTAAGCGTACAAGCACCGACTGTTGAAGAAGAGCCAGAAGAAGAAGTGGACGAAACCGAAGTCATTGAAGGCGACATTGAGACCGTTGAAGGCGAAGCTCAATCTGACGACAAAGATGGCAAAGATGAAGATAAAGACGAAGATAAGTCTGACAAAGAATAA
- the pth gene encoding aminoacyl-tRNA hydrolase: MRFSITEYGMIKLIVGLGNIGNSYQDTRHNAGFWFIDLIAQKYGIRLNYDKKFLGDVGRGVICGHDVRLLKPHTLMNRSGLAVAPMAKFYGIKPSEILIAHDELDIPAGSIRLKMGGGHGGHNGLKDIVPHLGADFHRLRVGIGHPGHASRVSAWVLSKPSCDDAISIERALNCALDNLDLIMAGELDKARNIINGFKLG, encoded by the coding sequence ATGCGTTTTAGTATCACGGAATATGGTATGATCAAACTCATTGTGGGACTTGGCAATATCGGCAACAGTTATCAAGACACTCGGCATAATGCAGGCTTTTGGTTCATAGATTTGATTGCCCAAAAATATGGCATCCGTCTAAATTATGACAAAAAATTCTTGGGCGATGTCGGTCGTGGCGTGATTTGTGGTCATGATGTTCGGCTACTCAAACCGCACACGCTGATGAATCGCTCAGGGCTTGCTGTTGCACCGATGGCTAAGTTTTATGGCATCAAGCCAAGCGAGATTCTCATCGCTCATGATGAGCTTGACATTCCAGCTGGTAGCATTCGCTTAAAGATGGGTGGCGGACATGGTGGGCATAACGGACTAAAAGACATCGTGCCACATCTTGGGGCGGATTTTCATCGCCTGCGTGTCGGTATCGGACACCCCGGTCATGCCAGCCGTGTGAGTGCTTGGGTACTGTCCAAGCCAAGCTGTGATGATGCCATCAGTATTGAGCGTGCCTTAAATTGTGCGTTGGACAATCTTGACCTTATCATGGCAGGCGAGCTAGATAAGGCACGCAATATCATCAACGGCTTTAAGCTTGGCTAA
- the hemN gene encoding oxygen-independent coproporphyrinogen III oxidase: MNPYANLEPLHFCGVTFDEQLINKYNRQGPRYTSYPTALEFLPIKDGTEQQILQQKDPSTPLSLYFHIPFCRHLCYYCGCNKIITKKNSDAGDYLDYLIKEIQHKKSLLQGTPIVKQLHLGGGTPTFFSDDELIRLWEFLHHEFDFADDGDYSIEIDPRELGEHTLSTLKSLGFNRLSFGVQDLEEKVQIAVNRVQPESLVRAVMAEARQLDFKSINIDLIYGLPHQTTDSMAKTVAKIIDIAPDRLSVFNYAHLPERFFAQKRINETDLPSPSDKLTMFGNTINALALANYQYIGIDHFAKPDDEMAIAQRNGKLHRNFQGYATLGECDLIGFGVSAISQIGRHILQNHTDLKQYTTMIADGQLPAVKHIKANPKDALRRYVIMNLLCHDYLDYADVSGRFGIDAKSYFAEEINALQDMQNDGLVRIDEHGVRILPKGRILGRNVAMVFDEYLSKKHARRFSKVI; this comes from the coding sequence ATGAATCCTTATGCCAACTTAGAGCCACTGCATTTTTGTGGCGTAACTTTTGATGAACAGCTCATCAATAAATACAACCGACAAGGTCCACGCTACACTTCCTACCCCACTGCCTTAGAATTTTTGCCCATCAAAGACGGCACAGAACAACAAATTCTCCAACAAAAAGACCCAAGTACCCCCTTATCGCTGTATTTTCATATCCCATTTTGTCGGCATTTGTGCTACTACTGCGGTTGCAACAAAATCATCACCAAGAAAAATAGCGATGCTGGCGACTATTTGGATTATCTCATCAAAGAGATTCAGCACAAAAAATCCTTGCTCCAAGGCACGCCCATCGTCAAACAGCTACACCTTGGCGGTGGCACGCCGACTTTTTTTAGTGATGATGAACTAATAAGACTTTGGGAATTTTTGCACCATGAATTTGATTTTGCTGATGATGGCGACTATTCCATAGAAATTGACCCCAGAGAATTGGGCGAGCATACCCTAAGCACACTCAAAAGTCTGGGCTTTAATCGGCTAAGTTTTGGGGTGCAGGATTTAGAAGAAAAAGTACAAATCGCCGTCAATAGAGTTCAGCCTGAATCTCTTGTGCGGGCTGTGATGGCAGAGGCACGCCAATTGGACTTTAAATCCATCAACATTGATTTGATTTATGGATTGCCCCATCAGACTACCGATAGCATGGCAAAGACCGTCGCTAAAATTATCGATATCGCTCCAGACCGCCTGTCAGTCTTTAATTATGCACATCTGCCCGAGCGTTTTTTTGCCCAAAAACGCATTAATGAAACTGACTTGCCTAGCCCTTCTGACAAGCTGACCATGTTTGGCAATACCATTAATGCACTAGCTTTAGCAAATTATCAATACATCGGCATCGATCACTTCGCCAAGCCTGATGATGAAATGGCAATCGCTCAGCGAAATGGCAAATTACACCGTAATTTTCAAGGTTATGCCACGCTTGGCGAGTGCGACCTGATTGGTTTTGGCGTATCTGCAATCAGTCAAATCGGTCGCCATATCCTACAAAACCATACCGATCTTAAGCAGTACACCACCATGATTGCTGATGGTCAATTGCCTGCGGTCAAACACATCAAAGCCAACCCAAAAGACGCCCTTCGTCGCTATGTCATTATGAATTTATTATGCCATGATTATTTAGACTACGCTGATGTCAGTGGGCGATTTGGAATTGATGCTAAAAGCTACTTTGCTGAAGAAATCAACGCCCTACAAGACATGCAAAACGATGGTTTGGTACGTATTGATGAGCATGGCGTTCGTATTCTACCAAAGGGAAGAATTCTTGGGCGTAATGTCGCTATGGTCTTTGATGAATACTTAAGTAAAAAGCACGCAAGACGTTTTTCTAAGGTGATTTAG
- a CDS encoding RDD family protein: protein MLKQAKNNRPISTATTQAQDIIIAKPIVRLVAMLYDGMLILSMLFLVSLALAVVGTLAFGEVGKTAADAQSLPVWYQNGVMSPAFVLTLIGFYGVFWRKSGQTLGMQTWQLKTVTATGELLGWSQSVRRIICACLLPLLCAMIGALVYHARLAVIASAFLGLLGNYIFGMFHAKGLAFHDILSNTMTLKIPKFEHEGLFASFKRSKK from the coding sequence ATGCTAAAACAAGCTAAGAATAACCGTCCGATATCTACTGCCACCACCCAAGCCCAAGATATCATCATCGCTAAGCCTATCGTACGATTGGTTGCTATGCTTTATGATGGCATGCTGATTTTATCCATGCTGTTCTTGGTGTCATTGGCGTTGGCTGTGGTAGGGACTTTGGCATTTGGTGAGGTGGGTAAGACGGCAGCAGATGCTCAATCGCTGCCAGTCTGGTATCAAAATGGCGTCATGTCGCCAGCATTTGTGCTGACGTTGATAGGTTTTTATGGGGTTTTTTGGCGTAAGTCAGGGCAGACATTAGGCATGCAGACATGGCAATTAAAGACGGTGACTGCAACAGGTGAACTACTAGGCTGGTCACAAAGTGTGCGACGTATTATTTGTGCTTGTTTGTTGCCTTTACTGTGTGCGATGATTGGGGCTTTGGTGTATCATGCTCGGCTTGCAGTGATTGCCAGTGCGTTCTTAGGGCTGCTTGGCAATTATATCTTTGGTATGTTTCACGCTAAGGGGTTGGCTTTTCATGATATTTTATCAAATACCATGACCCTAAAAATTCCTAAATTTGAACACGAAGGTCTATTTGCTTCTTTTAAAAGATCAAAAAAATAA
- a CDS encoding hydroxymethylpyrimidine/phosphomethylpyrimidine kinase: MRPVVLCFSGLDPSGGAGLQADIESIGQAYAHAAVACTAITVQSSQAVFGFEAVSCELLKAQAIAVLDDLPVKAIKSGMLGTVDNINLLAELFRTGRIAPDTPFVLDPVLVANSGGSLGDKDTLVTAFKQLLPYATIITPNTHELRALAGLDDLHDCAKALNDAGVKAVLVKTSHDFDEGDIQQFLYIDGQIAHTSIITRLDGEFHGSGCSLASHIAGRLAMGDDLMSAVMRADDWIAKTLHHADTPHPNNPKAQLIPNRFYTTPYQR; this comes from the coding sequence ATGCGTCCAGTTGTTTTGTGTTTTTCAGGGCTTGACCCATCGGGTGGGGCAGGTTTGCAGGCAGACATTGAATCCATCGGGCAAGCTTATGCTCATGCAGCGGTGGCGTGTACTGCTATCACCGTCCAAAGCTCGCAGGCAGTATTTGGTTTTGAGGCGGTGTCTTGTGAATTATTAAAAGCCCAAGCGATTGCCGTGCTTGATGATTTACCAGTCAAAGCCATCAAATCAGGTATGCTTGGCACGGTTGATAACATCAATCTGCTCGCCGAATTATTTCGTACAGGACGTATCGCTCCTGATACACCCTTCGTGCTAGACCCTGTGCTTGTGGCAAATTCTGGGGGCAGTCTTGGTGATAAAGACACGCTCGTAACCGCCTTTAAACAGCTTTTGCCCTACGCCACCATCATCACGCCAAACACACACGAACTGCGAGCATTAGCAGGGCTTGATGATTTGCATGACTGTGCCAAAGCCTTAAATGATGCAGGCGTTAAAGCCGTGCTTGTCAAGACATCGCATGATTTTGATGAAGGCGACATTCAGCAGTTTTTGTATATTGACGGTCAAATCGCTCACACCAGTATCATCACTCGTCTAGATGGCGAATTTCATGGCTCAGGCTGTTCTTTGGCAAGTCATATCGCAGGGCGATTGGCGATGGGTGATGATTTGATGAGTGCCGTCATGCGTGCTGATGATTGGATTGCCAAAACACTACACCATGCCGACACTCCCCACCCCAATAACCCCAAAGCTCAGCTGATTCCCAATCGGTTTTACACGACACCTTATCAGCGTTAA
- a CDS encoding YggT family protein yields MNSPIYLIVNMLINFGLLALFLRFMMQFADINPRHPYMLAVRRFTGVVDVFSRIFPNVMAGRISLAAIALMLLLYWVNLVADAFILQESLTALQVFFIGTIQAIIKFLAMLRYIILASVVASWVIMLANVMHPALELVMALSEPIIAPFRRIVPNLGMLDLSPIAALFGLLLLQKFVEIVAMNILQGIA; encoded by the coding sequence ATGAACAGTCCTATTTATCTTATCGTCAATATGCTGATTAATTTTGGTTTATTGGCACTTTTTTTGCGTTTTATGATGCAGTTTGCTGATATTAATCCACGCCATCCTTATATGCTCGCTGTTCGCCGTTTTACGGGTGTTGTTGATGTGTTTTCCCGCATATTTCCTAATGTGATGGCAGGGCGAATCAGTTTGGCAGCGATTGCATTAATGTTGCTGCTGTATTGGGTAAATCTTGTGGCAGATGCGTTTATTTTGCAAGAATCTCTGACAGCATTACAGGTGTTTTTTATTGGAACAATCCAAGCGATTATTAAGTTTTTAGCCATGCTTCGCTACATTATTTTAGCGTCTGTGGTAGCAAGCTGGGTGATTATGCTTGCCAACGTCATGCATCCTGCTCTTGAGCTTGTCATGGCGTTATCTGAGCCGATTATCGCACCGTTTCGCCGTATCGTGCCAAATTTAGGCATGCTGGATTTATCACCGATTGCAGCATTATTTGGCTTGCTTTTACTCCAAAAGTTCGTTGAAATCGTAGCGATGAATATCTTGCAAGGCATCGCATAA
- the proC gene encoding pyrroline-5-carboxylate reductase — MTDFNTDLTVLNDKSIIFVGGGNMSSALIDGLINAKRTKNISIDIRVSDRNQPKLDEFTKKGVTSVLSSDADELICTSDIVVLAVKPQVMADVCKSIKPALGHGQLIISVAAGLGMDKLYAMTGSDRVVRTMPNLPSTVGFGATGLFGKVAQSDKDLAAAVMAASGIAVWVDDESDLHAVTAVAGSAPAYFFYMLEQMVDKAVQMGLDKDKALALATQTMQGAAVMATNANPSELKQKVMSKGGTTFAAISSMEQNGVGKCIQHAMQACADRSIELSQS, encoded by the coding sequence ATGACTGATTTTAACACCGACTTAACTGTTTTAAATGATAAGTCCATCATCTTTGTGGGTGGTGGCAATATGTCATCTGCCTTGATCGATGGGCTTATCAATGCTAAACGCACAAAAAATATCAGCATTGACATTCGTGTGTCTGATCGTAATCAGCCTAAGCTTGATGAATTTACCAAAAAAGGCGTAACGTCTGTACTGTCAAGCGATGCCGATGAGCTAATCTGCACAAGCGATATCGTCGTGCTAGCTGTTAAGCCACAAGTGATGGCGGACGTATGTAAGAGTATTAAGCCTGCCTTAGGTCATGGTCAGCTTATCATCTCGGTGGCAGCAGGGCTTGGTATGGATAAGCTTTATGCTATGACAGGGTCAGATAGGGTGGTGCGAACCATGCCAAATTTACCATCAACGGTAGGGTTTGGAGCGACTGGGCTTTTTGGGAAAGTTGCACAATCAGATAAGGATCTAGCAGCAGCGGTGATGGCGGCATCTGGGATTGCTGTTTGGGTAGATGATGAGAGCGATTTGCATGCGGTAACCGCAGTGGCAGGCTCAGCACCAGCATACTTTTTTTATATGTTAGAACAGATGGTTGATAAAGCAGTGCAGATGGGTCTAGATAAAGATAAGGCTTTGGCATTAGCTACCCAAACCATGCAAGGTGCTGCAGTTATGGCAACCAACGCCAATCCAAGTGAGCTTAAACAAAAAGTCATGTCCAAGGGCGGTACGACATTTGCTGCCATCTCAAGTATGGAGCAAAATGGCGTAGGTAAATGCATTCAGCATGCCATGCAAGCTTGTGCCGACCGTAGTATTGAGCTTAGCCAGTCTTAG
- the tilS gene encoding tRNA lysidine(34) synthetase TilS, which produces MTDLLTLLANFLKSHASQAQDTAQWYLACSGGRDSMALAFACVLLHKAGKLDYLPTLIHVNHNLQRSSDLWADFVVQFAKCHHLPCQVVSVDVCHHSENGARQARYQAFFEVMSDGDAILLAHHADDQAETMLMRLINGTGLHGLTAMKPVQIKRNINQDGTSKAIKVYRPWLFAGRDLIDQFCQTHQLQYIDDPTNFTGKNTRSILRQNVLPNLYKLNPKFTQNFAKASCHLGQIDEFITHHVDQAIEECVQVRHTFESQLCIDKLNCHHSAIIPLIIQRFIQGDEIAPCGSQLIDDITHLITRNDGDHATRLFWQGVKDSFVFMRYDNVLYRLNVRLWQALQGDFMWQDGYFISKIDNAIVFNAPKTKPRPLAKTDKVIIKHRALSGKKLYQTVRIAPWLRRHLWLDGDHLMSLGVTWSSDLVKCYK; this is translated from the coding sequence ATGACCGACTTGCTGACGCTTTTGGCGAACTTTCTAAAAAGTCATGCCAGTCAAGCCCAAGATACAGCCCAATGGTATCTGGCGTGTAGTGGTGGTCGAGATTCTATGGCGTTGGCGTTTGCTTGTGTGCTACTACATAAAGCAGGTAAGCTAGATTATCTGCCCACCTTAATCCATGTCAATCATAATCTACAACGTAGTAGCGATTTATGGGCAGATTTTGTGGTGCAATTTGCCAAATGTCACCATTTACCTTGTCAAGTAGTGTCGGTCGATGTCTGCCATCACAGTGAAAATGGTGCAAGACAAGCACGTTATCAGGCGTTTTTTGAAGTGATGTCAGATGGCGATGCGATTTTGTTGGCGCATCATGCAGATGATCAGGCTGAGACCATGCTTATGCGTCTCATCAATGGCACAGGACTACATGGTCTAACAGCGATGAAACCTGTTCAAATTAAGCGAAATATCAATCAAGACGGCACATCTAAAGCCATCAAGGTGTATCGCCCTTGGCTTTTTGCCGGTCGTGATTTAATTGATCAATTTTGCCAAACGCATCAGTTGCAATACATCGACGACCCCACTAATTTTACAGGCAAAAACACAAGAAGCATTCTTAGACAAAACGTTTTGCCAAACTTATATAAGCTAAATCCAAAGTTTACTCAAAACTTTGCTAAAGCCAGCTGCCATCTTGGTCAGATTGACGAATTTATCACCCACCATGTGGATCAGGCGATAGAAGAGTGCGTGCAGGTTAGGCACACATTTGAAAGCCAGCTTTGTATTGATAAGCTTAATTGCCATCACTCTGCCATTATCCCGCTCATTATCCAAAGATTTATACAAGGCGATGAGATTGCTCCTTGTGGCAGTCAGTTGATTGATGACATCACGCATCTGATAACTCGTAATGATGGCGATCATGCCACAAGATTGTTTTGGCAAGGCGTAAAAGACAGTTTTGTGTTCATGCGATATGATAATGTGCTTTATCGCTTGAATGTGCGACTTTGGCAGGCATTGCAAGGCGATTTTATGTGGCAAGATGGCTATTTCATCAGTAAGATTGATAACGCCATCGTTTTTAATGCCCCAAAAACCAAGCCACGACCGCTCGCAAAGACTGATAAAGTTATCATCAAACACCGAGCCTTATCAGGCAAAAAACTTTACCAAACAGTGCGTATTGCACCATGGCTTAGACGACATTTATGGTTAGATGGCGACCATCTGATGAGTCTTGGCGTAACGTGGTCAAGCGATTTGGTGAAATGCTATAAATAA
- a CDS encoding MATE family efflux transporter — protein MLLDINRYSFATYKKEFIAILTLGLPMMLSQVAQVGTGFIDTVMAGGAGKEDLAAVALGNSFFITIYITMLGVMTALNPMISQAHGAAVKGGNSQAIGEMGRQGIWFGALMGLIGMLLMWLAVRPFQAFFDLTDYTQTVGSNYIWFASLAMPAAMIHRSLHAYASSLNRPKAIMWVSWLCFFLNIPLNWIFVYGEFGMPKLGGAGCGLATAIVFWVNAIVLGLFIAKDKYFKEFGLTDKFSLPDLKLFGDIARLGIPIGFSFFIEISLFTCIMFLVAKLDGHTENLVAAQQIVISLISLIYMIPQSIGTASTVRIGYALGQNRPAQARYISGVSVSSAIVAAMITAIFLVVARYPLAKMYTDDLAVIGIATNIMLFAAAFQMFDATQTVASYALRGYKVTKIPMIIHATAFWGCGLIPGFILAFFMGMGIYGFWTALVVSLCVGAGFLMWYLEKYSKAYKIPSHTA, from the coding sequence ATGCTCTTAGACATTAATCGCTATTCATTCGCCACTTATAAAAAAGAATTTATCGCCATCTTAACACTTGGGCTGCCCATGATGCTCTCACAAGTTGCCCAAGTTGGAACAGGCTTTATTGATACTGTCATGGCAGGTGGTGCAGGTAAAGAAGACTTGGCGGCTGTCGCCTTAGGTAATAGTTTTTTTATCACCATATACATCACCATGCTTGGCGTAATGACCGCCCTAAATCCGATGATTTCCCAAGCTCACGGTGCTGCCGTTAAAGGTGGTAACTCTCAAGCCATCGGTGAAATGGGGCGTCAAGGCATTTGGTTTGGTGCGTTAATGGGCTTAATAGGCATGCTACTCATGTGGCTTGCTGTTCGTCCATTTCAGGCATTTTTTGATCTCACCGACTACACACAAACCGTCGGCTCAAACTACATTTGGTTTGCAAGTCTTGCCATGCCTGCTGCCATGATTCATCGCAGTCTTCATGCTTATGCTTCAAGCTTAAACCGCCCAAAAGCCATCATGTGGGTCAGCTGGCTTTGCTTTTTTCTAAACATTCCCCTAAACTGGATTTTTGTTTATGGTGAATTTGGCATGCCTAAGCTTGGTGGTGCTGGCTGTGGTCTGGCAACAGCGATTGTATTTTGGGTAAATGCCATCGTGCTTGGGCTATTCATCGCTAAAGATAAGTACTTTAAAGAGTTTGGTCTAACCGATAAATTTAGCTTGCCTGATCTTAAGCTATTTGGTGATATTGCACGACTTGGCATACCGATTGGCTTTTCGTTTTTCATTGAGATTAGCTTATTTACCTGCATTATGTTCTTAGTGGCAAAGCTTGATGGGCATACCGAAAATCTTGTCGCCGCCCAGCAGATTGTCATCAGCCTTATTAGCTTAATTTATATGATTCCGCAGAGTATCGGAACAGCAAGCACCGTCCGTATCGGCTATGCACTTGGTCAAAACAGACCCGCCCAAGCTCGCTATATCAGCGGTGTATCGGTGTCTAGTGCGATTGTTGCTGCCATGATAACAGCTATCTTCTTGGTAGTCGCTCGCTATCCACTGGCTAAAATGTACACTGACGATTTAGCGGTCATCGGTATCGCCACAAACATCATGCTGTTTGCTGCAGCATTTCAGATGTTTGATGCAACCCAGACAGTGGCAAGCTATGCCTTACGTGGCTATAAAGTCACTAAAATCCCCATGATTATTCATGCTACTGCCTTTTGGGGCTGCGGTCTGATACCCGGCTTTATCTTAGCATTTTTTATGGGTATGGGAATCTATGGATTTTGGACAGCACTTGTTGTGTCGCTTTGTGTCGGCGCAGGGTTTTTAATGTGGTATCTAGAAAAATACAGCAAAGCCTATAAAATCCCTTCGCATACCGCCTAA
- a CDS encoding lytic murein transglycosylase, translating to MKKYTPLIAILTLSTPAIADDLPSLSSSQFHQCLDGLKYTAAFRDVSGDTFERYRPSEPDPTVIRSLNYQPEFKKDVWDYHASLVDSERVADGLNAKREMADTLRRIEARYGVKAEHVLGVWGVESNFGQTLGKKDLFTSLATLSCFDRRQSYFRSEYANALKIVQNGDISPADMTGSWAGAFGQTQFMPSTFLELAVDFDGDGRKDLVNSKADALASTANFLSKRGYRTGEPWGYEVVLNGYDGTSGRRNKKPISYWQSMGITLPDGRPLPYNMTSAGLLLPAGKNGPAFLVGKNFDTFYSYNASESYALAIAHLATLLEYESTNTNFATPWPTDDAGIGRREAKEIQQALLNAGYDIGNVDGIIGDNTRRAIMDYQRKMGVSVDGRAGQKFHRLITSQISTQQAYPYSSSTPTQPKAITYRKVLNADGTVSLIPMP from the coding sequence ATGAAAAAATACACCCCGCTTATCGCCATACTGACACTTAGCACGCCTGCAATCGCAGATGATTTGCCAAGCTTATCAAGCAGTCAATTTCATCAATGCCTTGATGGACTAAAATATACAGCAGCTTTTCGTGACGTATCTGGCGATACATTTGAACGTTATCGCCCAAGCGAGCCTGATCCTACGGTCATTCGCTCTTTAAACTATCAGCCAGAATTTAAAAAGGATGTCTGGGATTACCACGCTTCTTTGGTGGATAGTGAGCGTGTGGCAGACGGTCTAAATGCCAAGCGTGAGATGGCTGATACACTGCGTCGTATTGAGGCACGTTATGGCGTTAAAGCAGAGCATGTGCTTGGCGTATGGGGCGTGGAATCTAACTTTGGTCAGACGCTGGGTAAAAAAGACCTGTTCACAAGCCTAGCGACGCTGTCTTGCTTTGATCGTCGCCAAAGCTACTTTCGCAGCGAATATGCCAACGCCTTAAAAATCGTCCAAAACGGAGACATTTCCCCTGCTGACATGACAGGCTCATGGGCGGGTGCCTTTGGTCAGACACAGTTTATGCCAAGCACCTTTTTAGAGCTTGCAGTGGATTTTGATGGTGATGGTCGTAAAGACTTGGTAAACTCTAAAGCCGACGCCTTGGCAAGCACTGCCAACTTTTTGTCAAAACGTGGCTATCGCACAGGTGAGCCTTGGGGTTATGAAGTTGTGCTTAATGGCTATGATGGCACAAGCGGACGCCGAAATAAAAAACCCATCAGCTATTGGCAAAGCATGGGGATTACGCTACCTGACGGCAGACCACTACCATATAATATGACATCGGCAGGACTGCTACTTCCTGCTGGTAAAAATGGGCCTGCCTTCCTAGTGGGGAAAAACTTTGACACGTTTTATAGCTATAACGCCTCTGAAAGCTACGCTCTTGCCATCGCCCATTTAGCTACTTTACTTGAATATGAAAGCACCAATACCAACTTTGCCACGCCTTGGCCAACAGATGATGCAGGTATTGGTCGCCGTGAAGCCAAAGAAATTCAGCAAGCCTTGCTCAATGCAGGCTATGACATTGGTAATGTTGATGGCATTATTGGGGATAATACACGTCGTGCGATTATGGATTATCAGCGTAAAATGGGTGTGAGTGTAGATGGACGAGCAGGTCAAAAATTCCATAGACTGATTACATCTCAGATCAGTACACAACAAGCTTATCCATACAGCAGCAGTACGCCAACACAGCCTAAGGCGATAACATATCGCAAGGTGCTAAATGCAGATGGCACAGTTTCGCTCATTCCCATGCCTTAG
- the murI gene encoding glutamate racemase encodes MNNAPIGVFDSGVGGLSVFLHLRRTLPNEQFIYYADTKNIPYGDKSAEQILRLTCQAVEKLCQAGCKLIVIACNSASAHALEVLRQQFLIPIVGLVPALKPACFLTKTKQVAVLATRATLDGKLLQQVICDVAMPSNITVHKHFEPSLVPWVEAGKPIDSPVAKLLVKQVKAWADDGVDTIVLGCTHYPFFKAFLAEEIAARRLQMELVDSGEAVANRVCDLLVELSLDHQTQQMSDLIFYASHLDDKIQTTVRGLVGDGVVFVGDGFFEN; translated from the coding sequence ATGAATAATGCACCAATCGGGGTGTTTGATAGCGGAGTAGGCGGTCTGTCGGTGTTCTTGCATTTAAGACGAACTTTGCCAAATGAGCAATTTATCTATTATGCTGACACTAAAAACATACCTTATGGCGATAAATCTGCAGAGCAGATTTTAAGGCTAACCTGCCAAGCGGTGGAAAAATTATGCCAAGCAGGCTGTAAGCTTATTGTCATCGCCTGTAATAGTGCTTCTGCTCACGCACTTGAAGTATTAAGGCAGCAGTTTTTAATCCCAATCGTGGGGCTTGTTCCTGCACTAAAGCCTGCTTGTTTTTTGACCAAAACCAAGCAAGTGGCTGTGCTTGCTACGAGAGCCACGCTTGATGGTAAACTGCTACAACAGGTCATCTGTGATGTCGCCATGCCAAGCAACATCACTGTTCATAAGCATTTTGAGCCAAGCCTTGTGCCGTGGGTGGAGGCAGGTAAGCCGATTGATAGCCCTGTGGCAAAGCTTTTGGTTAAGCAAGTCAAAGCATGGGCGGATGATGGCGTGGACACCATTGTGCTTGGCTGTACGCATTATCCGTTTTTTAAGGCTTTTTTAGCAGAAGAAATCGCTGCACGTCGTTTACAGATGGAGCTTGTGGATTCTGGGGAGGCGGTGGCAAATCGAGTTTGTGATTTATTGGTGGAATTATCACTTGACCATCAAACACAGCAGATGAGCGATTTGATTTTTTATGCTAGCCATTTAGATGATAAAATTCAGACAACTGTTCGGGGGCTGGTGGGCGATGGGGTTGTTTTTGTGGGCGATGGATTTTTTGAGAATTAG